In the Malassezia vespertilionis chromosome 1, complete sequence genome, one interval contains:
- a CDS encoding uncharacterized protein (EggNog:ENOG503P4UR; SECRETED:SignalP(1-18); TransMembrane:1 (n3-14c26/27o217-236i)) has protein sequence MRVLFSTLLLVWTVQVRALASSSGHGAIPNPRLRGAVPTPATPVRRAAVAAPTLSARGADDDKPAGGLTVTHPPQTDQLSYFKIAPHVSVTFGWSYTSLSTTPEKLYIVASCSQNGNTYPIAPSPAGIPATQTSVTWYPYGYRTQALAQGLPDLDGAKYRLMIYDDNGPDAVPLGGHFAPNNAVEFSLYYPKHYTPLSEWQCSSCNAASGLDSRSPFAIAALCTLLLLACSALWIVPLP, from the coding sequence ATGCGGGTCCTTTTTTCTACACTTTTGCTAGTGTGGACTGTGCAGGTGCGTGCACTGGCATCTTCGAGCGGCCACGGCGCAATACCCAATCCGCGTCTGCGTGGCGCAGTGCCGACGCCCGCAACGCCTGTACGGCGTGCAGCagtcgccgcgccgacgctatctgcacgcggcgccgacgatgACAAGCCTGCGGGTGGCCTCACCGTGACCCATCCCCCACAAACCGACCAACTCTCCTACTTCAagattgcgccgcacgtGTCTGTTACGTTTGGCTGGTCGTATACCTCGCTTTCTACCACACCGGAAAAGCTGTACATTGTTGCATCCTGCTCCCAGAACGGGAATACATACCCCATTGCGCCTTCCCCAGCTGGCATTCCCGCAACACAGACGAGCGTGACATGGTACCCATACGGCTACCGCACGCAAGCACTTGCGCAGGGTCTACCCGATCTAGACGGCGCCAAGTACAGACTGATGATTTATGACGATAATGGGCCCGACGCTGTCCCGCTCGGCGGCCACTTTGCGCCGAACAATGCGGTTGAGTTCTCGTTGTACTACCCGAAACACTATACTCCTCTTTCTGAGTGGCAGTGCAGCTCGTGCAATGCCGCATCTGGACTTGATTCTCGCTCGCCTTTTGCgattgctgcgctttgcaccTTGCTCCTGCTCGCGTGCTCAGCCCTGTGGATCGTACCGCTGCCGTAG
- a CDS encoding uncharacterized protein (EggNog:ENOG503P6AV) yields MLPVAGLESGLPTHGALSSAPRESWMLGGTGMPGAAQANAYWDALGGERTASSQSPSRYMFFRAEPESGGYLPQHASAQHATAPFFASHSGSGIYPYSAPMHPEVLQHTQRFGTEGYTLVPVPNFAMMDQSHVPMLMQLPHNSTNPGAFMMHAGEKQALLQSLGERDSVLDETWSRLRNDESAHSRDASMEELLAFSRQAQSEVGAGPNVFVCPHCEKRYTGKHARSIWRRHLQDKHAIPLAVQPRRTRWDRDANRPRNAEERRERMLESKRRWARKKREQERLAAQGLVHTKRDTPDGDEPELVSASKEDFEEPSEELVALRARSPSPRSLPTPKRSAFAPRDINVPTRLRDTMGTFKSPGNAEPKLFIPSPMPLQFTPLRESWRGAPGIGLAMSPELSGSRDPKKRSVSLRSSVKRSAMDRAALASFSRVDPSPRVFVPSATKRDEPRTYTDLQGSPTAHSFKSRDGRSGDQFSSPQHLGLTQSLGLAPHSASKQGVSPMYGGISMTPTAGGITPYSKMPFGLTPTIGGLLRAGHDGMGSVPPSAGDLSASGYMMGFAALDTPSDLVRRSSIQRHGRAETSFHSSSERDEEEEEPESEFQRNASPSIRQRPRVPRLPAHETPSKQRSNHRTPARASGVGTPRSPWQRTSHSSRASRIR; encoded by the coding sequence ATGCTACCAGTTGCTGGCCTCGAGTCTGGCCTTCCGACACACGGCGCGCtaagcagcgcaccgcgcgagTCTTGGATGCTTGGCGGCACGGGCATGcccggcgccgcacaagcaaaTGCATATTGGGATGCTCTTGGCGGGGAGCGCACCGCGAGCTCGCAGTCGCCGTCCCGCTACATGTTTTTCCGCGCCGAGCCGGAGTCCGGCGGCTATTTACCGCAACACGCGTCAGCACAGCACGCTACCGCTCCGTTCTTTGCTTCTCATTCCGGAAGTGGTATTTACCCTTACTCTGCGCCAATGCATCCCGAAgttttgcagcacacgcagcgctttggCACCGAAGGCTACACCTTGGTCCCAGTGCCCAACTTTGCAATGATGGACCAGTCCCATGTACCGATGCTGATGCAACTCCCGCATAACAGTACGAATCCTGGTGCGTTTATGATGCACGCTGGAGAGAAGCAAGCCCTGCTCCAGTCGCTTGGGGAGCGCGACTctgtgctggacgagacATGGAGTCggctgcgcaacgacgaGTCCGCCCATTCCCGCGACGCTTCCATGGAAGAGCTACTGGCCTTTTCGCGGCAAGCACAGTCAGAGGTGGGCGCGGGCCCCAATGTGTTTGTTTGTCCCCACTGCGAGAAGCGATACACAGGTAaacacgcgcgcagcatctgGCGGCGCCATTTGCAGGACAAGCACGCGATTCCACTCGCGGTCCAGCCGCGCAGGACACGCTGGGACCGCGATGCAAACAGACCGCGGAATGCAGAAGAGCGTCGGGAGCGGATGCTGGAAAGCAAGCGACGCTGGGCAAggaagaagcgcgagcaagagcgtcttgccgctCAAGGCCTTGTGCATACCAAACGCGACACGCCCGATGGTGATGAGCCAGAGCTTGTCTCTGCATCCAAGGAAGATTTCGAAGAGCCGAGCGAGGAGCTTGTGGCCTTGCGCGCTCGCTCGCCCTCCCCGCGTTCTTTGCCCACGCCGAAACGCAGCGCATTTGCACCCCGCGACATCAATGTTCCAACACGTCTGCGCGACACCATGGGCACATTCAAGTCTCCGGGCAATGCCGAGCCCAAACTGTTTATTCCGTCGCCAATGCCTCTTCAGTtcacgccgctgcgcgaatcgtggcgcggcgcgcctggGATTGGGCTTGCAATGAGCCCCGAGCTGAGCGGTTCGCGCGACCcaaagaagcgcagcgtttcTCTGCGCAGCTCTGTTAAGCGCTCGGCTATggatcgtgccgcgctggcaTCCTTCTCGCGGGTCGATCCTAGTCCGCGTGTGTTTGTGCCAAGTGCAAcgaagcgcgacgagccgcgcacCTATACAGACCTGCAGGGTTCTCCAACTGCCCACTCTTTTAAATCGCGTGATGGACGCTCGGGTGATCAATTCTCGAGCCCACAGCACCTCGGCCTCACGCAGAGCCTCGGCCTCGCACCGCATTCCGCTTCCAAGCAGGGCGTTTCTCCCATGTACGGAGGGATCAGCATGACACCCACGGCTGGCGGGATTACTCCATACAGCAAGATGCCGTTTGGGCTTACTCCTACGATTGGTGGTCTTctgcgcgctgggcatGACGGCATGGGAAGCGTGCCGCCCAGTGCAGGCGATTTGTCCGCCTCTGGTTATATGATGGgctttgctgcgctcgatACGCCCTCGGACCTCGTACGGCGCAGCTCAATTCAGCGGCACGGCCGCGCAGAGACCTCGTTTCATTCGAGctcggagcgcgacgaggaagaggaggagccCGAGAGTGAATTCCAGCGGAATGCCTCGCCCTCCATCCGGCAACGGCCGCGTGTGCCAAGGTTGCCCGCACACGAGACGCCGTCTAAGCAGCGCTCCAATCATAGAACTCCGGCTCGTGCTTCTGGCGTTGGAACGCCCCGAAGCCCGTGGCAGCGCACGTCGCATtcttcgcgcgcctcgcgcattCGGTGA
- a CDS encoding uncharacterized protein (EggNog:ENOG503PKN3): MPTWEAALAPFLHGQRLCLDLREKQAFADGHLAHAVHIHGKDALASRFSTLPARGVAFVVLCADGALQDTIALFQPPERWDIVGVFGLGSEEHIVEGIHPGYAVALPAFAQWAQAHGIWRSGANPRGADDAPALLFAPAPVVARACAWWDARHEHGTHTLLDVGCGAGRDATFLLARGQTHWHATTMDRWRAALERAKVLLEDNGLLARASVLEAAITDTGALRMHDTVYPFSEAPLPHAMYDMVLLIRYWNMALLQHIPKRVAPGGLVVLSHFVHEPRSAQGLVVEATLTHYDTPPIAARIQPGDIECLCAAWQAFGVWHVLENRIEPIEDKRPVQSVLFYRSA, translated from the coding sequence ATGCCCACTTGGGAGGCTGCACTCGCTCCGTTTCTGCATGGCCAGCGCCTGTGCTTGGACTTGCGCGAAAAGCAGGCCTTTGCCGATGGGCACTTGGCGCATGCAGTACACATACACGGAaaggatgcgcttgcgtcgcggtTCAGTACGTtgcctgcgcgcggcgttgctTTTGttgtgctttgcgccgacggtgcgctgcaagacaCCATCGCACTCTTCCAGCCGCCCGAGCGCTGGGACATTGTGGGCGTATTTGGACTAGGGTCAGAGGAGCATATAGTGGAGGGTATTCACCCCGGCTACGCCGTAGCACTTCCCGCATTTGCACAGTgggcgcaggcgcatgggatttggcgcagcggcgccaacccgcgcggcgcagacgatgcgcctgcactgctttttgcgcctgcacctgtcgttgcgcgcgcatgcgcttggtgggatgcgcggcacgaGCACGGTACACACACTTTGCTGGACGTggggtgcggcgcaggccgcgacgcgacgtttttgcttgcgcgcggtCAAACACACTGGCACGCGACGACGATGGATCggtggcgcgcggcattaGAGCGCGCAAAAGTATTGCTCGAAGACAACGggctgcttgcgcgcgcgtctgtACTTGAGGCGGCCATCACAGACACCGGTGCGCTCCGTATGCACGACACAGTATACCCGTTTTCGGAAGCGCCCCTACCACACGCCATGTACGATATGGTGCTACTTATTCGCTATTGGAACATGGCGCTTTTACAACATATCCCCAAGCGTGTCGCGCCGGGTGGGCTGGTCGTGCTGAGCCACTTTGTGCACGAGCCGCGGTCAGCGCAGGGCTTGGTTGTGGAGGCCACTTTGACACACTACGACACACCGCCCATCGCAGCACGGATTCAGCCAGGCGATATCGAGTGCCTATGTGCCGCATGGCAGGCTTTTGGCGTATGGCATGTGCTAGAGAATCGTATCGAGCCGATCGAAGACAAACGCCCGGTGCAGAGCGTGCTTTTTTACCGTAGCGCCTAA
- the QNS1 gene encoding NAD(+) synthase (glutamine-hydrolyzing) (COG:H; BUSCO:EOG092610LP; EggNog:ENOG503NUGS), whose product MSDLVTLATCSLNQWALDFDGNRDRIAASIHQAKKLGCTVRLGPELEIPGYGCYDHFLEQDTELHSWQVLAELLSSDLTDGILCDVGMPVLHKSVLYNCRVAIANRKIVFVRPKMWLANDGNYREMRWFTPWLRPFVVEEHALPSYIRQVTGQESVPFGDALLAARDTILGVELCEELFMAASPHISAGLSGAEIILNASGSHHELRKLHRRVELIKEATLKSGGAYLYANQCGCDGDRLYYDGSAMIAVNGAIVAQGKQFSLDDVQVVSATVDLAEVRAQRTGKSRGLLAAWMQAGNGGLSPGGPSVVHVDMALCLELSAGVLQNSRPSPAISVHYHTPEEEIALGPACWLWDYVRRSRTQGFMLPLSGGIDSCATAVIVHSMCRIVLDACMHGNADTKERVLADLRRIADEHHEWFPADPQAIAQRIFVTCFMGTTNSSQETRARAKNLAVALGSYHYTFDIDSVTASILNLFSLVTKRTPHFRVHGGTPAENLALQNIQARTRMVLAYLFAQLAPWVQGRSGGLLVLGSANVDESLRGYLTKYDNSAADLNPIGGISKTDLKRFIAYARDAFHLLILDEFLEAPPTAELEPITADYVQSDEADMGMTYDELSMFGQLRKVGKCGPYSMFVKLLPMWTPRLSPIDIAAKVKHFFFEYARNRHKMTTLTPSYHAESYSPDDNRTYRFY is encoded by the exons ATGTCCGACCTCGt CACGCTTGCGACCTGCTCGCTAAACCAATGGGCTCTTGACTTTGACGGAAACAGGGATAGGATTGCTGCATCGATTCATCAGGCCAAAAAGCTTGGCTGCACCGTGCGTCTCGGTCCTGAACTGGAAATTCC CGGCTATGGCTGTTATGACCATTTCCTCGAGCAGGATACCGAGCTGCATTCATGGCAGGTGCTTGCTGAGCTGTTGAGCTCGGATCTTACGGATGGAATTTTGTGCGACGTCGGCATGCCTGTTCTGCACAAGTCGGTGCTGTACAATTGCCGGGTCGCGATTGCAAATCGCAAGATTGTGTTTGTACGGCCCAAAATGTGGCTCGCAAACGACGGAAATTACCGTGAAATGCGCTGGTTTACGCCATGGCTGCGTCCATTTGTCGTAGAAGAACACGCGCTCCCGTCGTATATCCGGCAAGTTACAGGCCAGGAAAGTGTGCCTTttggcgatgcactgctcgctgcgcgagacaCGATACTGGGGGTAGAGCTGTGTGAGGAGCTTTTTATGGCAGCTAGCCCGCACATCTCCGCAGGCTTGAGTGGTGCCGAGATTATCTTGAATGCGAGCGGTTCTCAccacgagctgcgcaaattGCACCGCCGTGTAGAGCTGATCAAAGAAGCAACGCTCAAGTCTGGCGGCGCGTACTTGTATGCGAACCAGTGCGGATGTGACGGGGATCGTCTCTACTACGATGGAAGCGCTATGATTGCTGTGAACGGCGCGATTGTCGCACAAGGGAAACAGTTTTCGCTGGACGATGTGCAGGTCGTCTCCGCAACGGTCGATCTTGCcgaggtgcgtgcgcagcgcacgggcaAATCGCGAGGACTGCTAGCGGCTTGGATGCAGGCAGGAAATGGCGGGCTTTCTCCGGGCGGGCCCTCCGTAGTGCATGTCGATATGGCGCTGTGTCTCGAGCTTAGCGCTGGCGTTTTGCAAAATTCGCGCCCGTCTCCCGCTATTTCTGTGCACTACCACACCCCAGAAGAAGAGATTGCGCTTGGGCCTGCATGCTGGCTATGGGACTATGTACGCCGTTCCAGAACACAGGGGTTTATGCTGCCACTATCCGGTGGGATCGACTCGTGTGCTACCGCCGTGATTGTACATAGCATGTGCCGTATTGTGCTGGACGCATGCATGCACGGAAATGCGGACACAAAAGAGCGCGTTCTTGCTGACCTTCGCAGGATTGCCGACGAGCACCACGAATGGTTCCCTGCCGATCCGCAAGCGATTGCACAGCGTATTTTCGTCACATGCTTCATGGGTACGACCAATTCAAGCCAAGagacacgcgcgcgcgccaagaacCTTGCTGTGGCCCTCGGCTCTTACCACTACACGTTCGACATTGACTCTGTCACAGCGTCCATTCTAAACCTCTTTTCTCTCGTCACgaaacgcacgccgcattTCCGAGTGCATGGCGGCACGCCTGCAGAGAATTTGGCGCTTCAAAACATTcaagcgcgcacgcgcatggTGCTTGCCTATCTCTTTGCACAGCTTGCGCCCTGGGTCCAGGGCCGTAGCGGCGGGCTTTTGGTGTTGGGGAGCGCGAATGTGGACGAGAGTTTGCGTGGGTACCTGACCAAGTACGACAACTCTGCCGCCGACCTGAACCCCATTGGTGGCATCTCCAAGACAGACTTGAAGCGCTTTATTGCGtatgcgcgcgatgcatttCACCTCTTAATTCTCGACGAGTTCCTCGAGGCGCCGCCGACCGCAGAGCTGGAGCCTATTACCGCTGACTACGTGCAgagcgacgaggcggaTATGGGCATGACCTATGACGAGCTGTCTATGTTtggccagctgcgcaaggttGGCAAGTGTGGCCCGTACAGCATGTTTGTCAAGCTCCTGCCCATGtggacgccgcgcctgtcGCCCATCGATATTGCGGCCAAGGTAAAGCATTTCTTTTTTGAGTACGCGAGAAATCGGCACAAGATGACGACCTTGACTCCGTCGTACCACGCCGAGTCGTACAGCCCCGACGACAACCGTACGTACCGCTTCTACTGA
- a CDS encoding uncharacterized protein (COG:Q; TransMembrane:1 (i12-33o); EggNog:ENOG503NV2T) encodes MVGCARETVVTGFACFGAAIALCIALYFVYLFLEIHVLSGTSLTKYGANKKSRGTGSWALVTGATDGIGREFSVQLAQNGFNIVLVSRTVEKLVALGADIESKYPGTKTAHYAMDFAVATPAQYEELAKLTSHLDVAVLINNVGLSHAMPVPFIEMDPVEMNKIVMVNIVATQHVTRIFAPRLARRKAGLILNLGSFSGQWATPLLTTYAGSKAFLIAWSQALGEELRHENVDVQLLNTFFVVSSMSKVRRPSAMVPMPKSYVRAALQRINRSSGALGRPYTLTPWPVHAYVDWITNYIVPRGFLLRKAYSTSLDTRRRAIRKAERELKAL; translated from the coding sequence ATGGTGGGGTGCGCACGGGAAACGGTTGTTACTGGATTTGCGTGCTTTGGCGCTGCGAttgcgctgtgcattgcgTTGTATTTTGTGTACCTTTTCCTAGAAATCCACGTACTGTCCGGTACCTCGCTCACCAAGTACGGTGCGAACAAGAAGAGTCGCGGCACGGGTTCCTGGGCGTTAGTCACGGGTGCCACGGACGGTATAGGCCGTGAGTTTTCCGTGCAGCTGGCCCAGAATGGGTTCAACATTGTGCTGGTGAGCCGCACGGTAGAAAAGCtcgttgcgctcggcgcggatATCGAGTCCAAGTACCCCGGCACCAAGACGGCGCACTACGCCATGGACTTTGCTGTCGCCACTCCTGCACAGTACGAGGAGCTTGCGAAGCTTACGAGCCACCTGGACGTGGCCGTGCTGATTAACAATGTGGGTCTCTCGCACGCCATGCCCGTCCCTTTCATTGAGATGGACCCTGTGGAGATGAACAAGATTGTCATGGTCAACATTGTCGCTACGCAGCACGTCACGCGCATTTTTGCGCcacgtcttgcgcgccgcaaagcggGCCTGATCCTTAACTTAGGCTCCTTTTCCGGCCAATGGGCTACGCCATTGCTGACTACCTACGCCGGTTCCAAAGCATTCCTGATTGCCTGGTCCcaggcgctcggcgaggagcTCCGCCACGAGAATGTCGACGTCCAGCTGCTCAACACCTTCTTTGTAGTTAGCAGCATGTCCAaggtgcgccgcccgtcGGCAATGGTGCCTATGCCCAAGTCCTACGTCCGCGccgccttgcagcgcatcaaCCGCAGCTCAGGCGCATTGGGCCGTCCCTACACACTCACGCCATGGCCCGTGCATGCGTACGTGGACTGGATCACAAACTACATTGTCCCCCGTGGAttcctgctgcgcaaggcctACAGCACCAGCTTGGatacgcgccgccgcgcgattCGCAAagcggagcgcgagctcaaAGCGCTCTAG
- a CDS encoding uncharacterized protein (EggNog:ENOG503P7XH; COG:S), whose translation MANGAVASPVLGEHKASPVPGGEELQMGTVLLVCLIHDNDQLRERWTELGERALCPLFCALGALQHASSLLVGGVLYRCEPKSELVSLLRPEESIERIPFLPAARFTAHAHKVLSARGGAGVAQLDALDLRRGEMQTERDIADGLAAALEMLDARETQARIAPFARAALAANFPPVLSRYLLHIDACDGSAVPRAPALEPALNMASTFDGMDTVALVAQLNRRPITIGTVVSVRNASARARISVARAMQDMICTRLCEGHVNLNELLGADWRPPEDVEVVLSSAHINKALRKDANGAEEAGPKKRQRSDMPVTAATVSTTPKQDQVLLGKILLLQQRLTLMLKNLGQLAASHNGTALQSQTLEKIKQQLLVQQQAINAQTYRLRTSKQPNFNPILQALITIDKEAREAGIQLHGPGSAPSNARQELKSSATQGSNAQQIFWQGVVRWSASGQVNGESMFTFVVASIANAGNARTQLGLPWPSIMEVQHFLSAGAADLQRMISTHRMPVVLLTLRSLVSNAPVRGAENNERNYRWLAEMLQLNRRVAYIPLGGSGCGILLTPLANLRPQSAGANETPRLLALVSRTPIPFAEMTMSNAATTTATNTRGMVSTAPAMQTVPKDMMPQEATAMSNFAPHMPVQSMTSSMLNASQMLSISQPSINTPELMQNMAQPFSFPPAGVSNTFVQPQTSLSDTLSQLLAQTNVPNMTNTVPQMQASNPMAGSVSLAVPLQQTNTTNTLTAEQLRALGFP comes from the coding sequence ATGGCGAATGGCGCAGTCGCATCTCCCGTGCTGGGAGAACACAAAGCGTCGCCGGTACCTGGGGGAGAGGAGCTGCAGATGGGAACGGTGCTTCTTGTGTGCCTAATTCATGACAATGATCAGTTGCGTGAGCGATGGACGGAGCTTGGTGAGCGCGCACTGTGCCCTTTGTTCTGTGCGTTGGGCGCGTTGCAACATGCATCCAGCTTACTCGTGGGCGGCGTACTGTACAGATGCGAGCCAAAATCCGAGCTTGTTTCTTTACTACGACCCGAGGAGAgcatcgagcgcatccCGTTTCTCCCAGCAGCGCGGTTTACTGCTCACGCCCACAAGGTgctttctgcgcgcggcggcgccggtgttgcgcagctggatGCGCTTGATTTGCGTCGTGGAGAGATGCAGACAGAGCGGGATATTGCGGATGGGCTTGCCGCGGCTTTGGAAATGCTCGATGCGCGTGAAACACAAGCGCGGAttgcgccgtttgcgcgcgcggcgcttgccgccaACTTTCCTCCCGTTTTATCACGCTATCTGCTGCATATTGACGCGTGTGATGGCAGCGCTGTTCCCCGCGCACCTGCCCTTGAACCTGCATTGAATATGGCATCTACCTTTGACGGTATGGATACggtcgcgcttgtcgcACAGCTAAACAGACGGCCCATTACGATCGGAACGGTCGTGAGTGTACGCAATGCTagcgcaagagcgcgcatttctgttgcgcgtgcgatgcaaGACATGATATGCACACGACTGTGCGAGGGTCATGTAAACTTGAACGAactgctcggcgccgatTGGCGGCCGCCCGAGGACGTGGAAGTGGtgctgagcagcgcacacatTAACAAAGCACTGCGCAAGGATGCGAACGGTGCAGAGGAAGCAGGACCCAAGAAGCGACAGCGCAGCGATATGCCCGTGACTGCTGCGACGGTCAGCACGACGCCCAAACAGGACCAGGTGCTTCTCGGGAAAATTTTgctgctccagcagcggctCACATTGATGCTCAAGAATCTGGGTCAGTTGGCTGCATCCCATAATGGCACGGCTTTGCAGAGTCAGACACTGGAGAAGATCAAGCAACAATTGCTTGTCCAGCAGCAGGCGATCAACGCACAAACCTATCGATTACGCACCAGCAAGCAGCCCAACTTTAATCCGATTCTCCAGGCCTTGATTACGATTGAcaaggaagcgcgcgaggctGGCATCCAGCTACACGGTCCAGGCAGTGCGCCTTCCAACGCGCGCCAGGAGCTGAAGAGCAGCGCTACCCAAGGATCCAACGCGCAGCAGATATTTTGGCAAGGTGTGGTACGCTGGAGCGCTTCCGGGCAGGTCAATGGAGAGAGCATGTTTACCTTTGTGGTTGCATCGATAGCCAATGCTGGCAATGCTCGTACGCAGCTTGGCTTGCCGTGGCCCAGCATCATGGAAGTACAGCATTTTTTATCCGCGGGTGCAGCAGACTTGCAAAGGATGATTTCGACACACCGGATGCCTGTCGTACTCCTTACACTACGAAGCCTTGTGTCGAATGCAccggtgcgcggcgcagaaaacAATGAGCGCAACTATCGCTGGCTTGCAGAGATGCTGCAACTTAACCGAAGGGTGGCCTACATACCGCTCGGTGGTTCTGGATGTGGTATTTTGCTAACACCACTCGCAAACCTACGGCCGCAATCCGCCGGCGCAAACGAAACGCCGCGtttgcttgcgctggtATCGCGCACACCAATACCGTTTGCGGAAATGACCATGTCCAACGCGGCTACCACTACAGCGACGAATACTCGGGGTATGGTATCGACAGCTCCAGCGATGCAAACTGTCCCAAAGGATATGATGCCGCAGGAAGCGACGGCCATGTCCAATTTTGCCCCACACATGCCAGTGCAATCGATGACATCTTCGATGCTGAATGCGTCGCAAATGCTCTCTATCTCACAACCCAGTATAAATACCCCCGAGCTGATGCAGAATATGGCCCAGCCATTTTCTTTTCCCCCTGCTGGCGTCTCCAACACGTTTGTGCAGCCACAAACATCCCTTTCGGACACACTCTcgcagctgctggcgcAGACGAATGTGCCAAACATGACGAACACGGTGCCGCAAATGCAAGCAAGCAACCCCATGGCTGGCAGCGTTTCGCTTGCTGTGCCATTGCAGCAGACCAACACGACAAATACCCTCACCGCGGAGCAGCTCCGTGCGCTGGGCTTTCCTTAA
- a CDS encoding uncharacterized protein (EggNog:ENOG503P0U8; COG:T) — MNAEAVLPSEYLSSMQSKHPTSVSHGRSIQSNTQKRMSLFSSERLDKRPFWKGYQRVVGFDTMADAENTEQSASYTLQIKSIGYARTKHTRTFMCAVDATKSSERALEWIMENLVDDGDEIVAARVFEGEQDRMDPVVAQECANALLASIVDLNESATPRRISATVEFLSGPIKSSILRLATIYRPESLTIGTRGKQVSAFEKILGTTPLGNLSKTLIWQSPVPVIIVRPEDRVQKHLSKRMADPRRHEYYDLVQSNEQLPMSLPPHAE; from the coding sequence ATGAATGCCGAGGCGGTCTTGCCGTCAGAGTACCTGTCCTCGATGCAATCGAAGCATCCAACCAGCGTCTCGCATGGCAGATCGATCCAGAGCAACACACAAAAGCGCATGTCTTTGTTTTCTAGCGAGCGTCTTGATAAAAGACCGTTCTGGAAGGGCTACCAACGGGTCGTGGGGTTCGACACTATGGCAGATGCTGAGAATACGGAACAGAGCGCATCCTATACACTTCAGATAAAATCAATTGGATACGCACGCACTAAACACACACGCACATTTATGTGCGCGGTCGACGCTACCAAGAGCAGCGAacgcgcgctggaatggATTATGGAAAATCTCGtcgacgacggcgacgagATCGTTGCTGCTCGCGTGTTTGAAGGCGAGCAAGATCGAATGGATCCTGTAGTGGCACAAGAATGTGCGAATGCTTTGCTTGCTTCTATCGTCGACCTGAACGAGTCTGCAACACCACGCCGCATCTCTGCTACCGTCGAGTTTCTCTCAGGACCCATTAAATCATCTATACTGCGTCTCGCCACCATTTACCGACCAGAGAGCTTGACGATAGGGACGCGGGGGAAACAAGTCAGCGCGTTTGAGAAGATTCTGGGTACCACGCCGCTGGGTAATTTAAGCAAAACACTCATTTGGCAGTCGCCTGTGCCCGTTATCATTGTGCGGCCAGAAGATCGCGTGCAGAAACATTTATCCAAACGCATGGCCGATCCACGAAGACACGAGTATTACGATCTTGTACAAAGTAATGAGCAGCTTCCCATGAGCTTGCCGCCACACGCCGAATAG